The Haloprofundus salinisoli genome includes a region encoding these proteins:
- a CDS encoding tyrosine-type recombinase/integrase yields the protein MSESLGASKHELEDIDDIQWTLLDLDELVDAYWAVVAPLLEADGQNPRREKPTHQWLRSQGLRPLLYALREYHDKTFAQFWTETLNLEAADTVYEWATDDERTLEAVESFLSSRRERKGLAESSIETLRYRLNRYIEAYRTVNETDDLVTPIARESDVPAYKAVDACWAAFDRLHAELDSPQTKRRIHLAVSNWYAHLIRRKWASVNPADGLDDEFDWSRSDNGEASDTPCLSSTHVKALYQAAGDHEERLLVLALCAWGLRPNEVARLHIDQFVVDVPDGDVPYIDFRERKNGPGEVSLLYGRTELDRRLAARADSEDWSGYLFPSPHASRKHISRWTVWNRFTELAERAELPDEIDGVSPVPKMGRRFWYDAYSASLDVVLGSLDEIAAEQGSSSAEVVLQNYLSDSRARHLRREYMREQLAEAFETNEV from the coding sequence GTGAGTGAGTCCCTCGGCGCATCCAAACACGAGTTGGAAGATATCGACGACATCCAGTGGACGCTTCTCGATCTCGACGAACTCGTCGACGCTTACTGGGCAGTCGTCGCCCCGTTGCTGGAGGCAGACGGGCAGAATCCACGGCGAGAGAAGCCGACACACCAGTGGCTTCGATCACAGGGGCTCCGACCGCTGCTGTACGCGCTTCGTGAGTATCACGACAAGACGTTTGCGCAGTTTTGGACCGAGACCCTGAACCTTGAAGCAGCTGACACCGTCTACGAGTGGGCGACCGACGACGAACGCACGCTCGAAGCCGTCGAGTCATTTCTCTCGTCGCGTCGAGAGCGCAAAGGACTCGCCGAATCGTCGATCGAGACGCTTCGTTACCGACTGAACCGATATATCGAGGCGTATCGAACCGTAAACGAGACGGACGATCTGGTGACACCAATCGCCCGCGAGAGCGACGTTCCCGCGTACAAAGCCGTGGACGCTTGCTGGGCGGCGTTCGACCGACTCCACGCCGAACTCGACAGTCCACAGACCAAACGTCGGATTCACCTCGCCGTCTCGAACTGGTACGCACACCTCATCCGCCGAAAGTGGGCGAGCGTAAACCCGGCGGACGGACTCGACGACGAGTTCGACTGGTCTCGGTCGGACAACGGCGAAGCGTCGGATACGCCGTGTCTGTCGAGCACGCACGTGAAAGCGCTCTACCAGGCTGCCGGCGACCACGAAGAACGCTTGCTCGTGCTCGCACTCTGTGCGTGGGGACTCCGACCGAACGAAGTCGCACGACTGCACATCGATCAGTTCGTCGTTGACGTTCCCGACGGCGACGTCCCGTATATCGATTTCCGAGAGCGAAAGAACGGACCCGGTGAGGTGTCGTTGTTGTACGGACGGACGGAACTCGACCGTCGTCTCGCGGCCAGAGCCGACAGCGAAGACTGGAGCGGCTATCTGTTTCCGTCCCCGCACGCGTCTCGCAAGCACATCTCTCGGTGGACGGTCTGGAACCGATTTACCGAGTTGGCCGAACGTGCAGAGTTGCCCGACGAGATCGACGGCGTCTCACCCGTCCCGAAGATGGGTCGTCGATTCTGGTACGACGCCTACTCCGCGTCGCTCGACGTGGTGCTCGGGAGCCTCGACGAGATCGCCGCCGAGCAAGGGAGTTCGAGCGCCGAAGTCGTCCTTCAGAACTATCTCTCGGACTCCCGAGCGCGTCACCTTCGACGTGAGTACATGCGCGAACAGTTAGCCGAAGCGTTCGAAACTAATGAAGTTTGA